One genomic region from Parachlamydia acanthamoebae encodes:
- a CDS encoding DUF6088 family protein, with protein MHQSIEILVKDRIIDHGRGWCFTTMHFSDLGSDASIRKALSQLQKQNIIRRLVQGVYDYPKMHDLLGTIPPDLNEVAKAIAEKNGVQIQPAGAYAANLVGLSVQVPGRVIFLTEGPSRKVKIGNQEIIFKKTTKKIMSSAGTREGLLIQALKNLGKDHIDQIARAQISKFLKNTTEEEIKKNMKFAPAWIRALVFEIMGLKP; from the coding sequence ATGCATCAAAGTATTGAAATCTTGGTAAAGGATAGAATTATCGATCATGGTCGCGGTTGGTGTTTTACCACTATGCACTTTTCGGATCTAGGTAGCGATGCTTCTATTCGAAAGGCTCTTTCACAACTTCAAAAACAAAACATCATCCGGCGGCTTGTTCAGGGTGTTTATGATTATCCCAAAATGCATGACCTATTGGGTACCATTCCACCTGATTTGAACGAAGTCGCCAAGGCAATTGCAGAAAAAAATGGAGTTCAAATACAACCTGCTGGAGCTTATGCTGCCAATTTAGTTGGCCTTTCTGTGCAAGTGCCTGGTCGGGTTATATTTTTGACCGAAGGCCCATCCCGAAAAGTTAAGATTGGAAATCAAGAAATCATTTTTAAAAAGACCACAAAAAAAATTATGTCTTCTGCAGGGACTAGAGAAGGTCTTCTGATTCAAGCTTTGAAAAATCTAGGAAAAGATCATATTGACCAGATAGCGCGTGCGCAAATTTCAAAATTCCTAAAAAATACAACTGAAGAAGAAATTAAAAAAAACATGAAATTTGCTCCCGCCTGGATCCGCGCTCTTGTTTTTGAAATAATGGGACTCAAGCCATGA
- a CDS encoding DUF6864 domain-containing function yields the protein MNKITPKIFNGSLELVLSETVCCNPKHGLQVHIPVTSEKTAQFHFRFESDSDPSKKGCATSQDGNVLTLILTNFLGSFGASLTNPLEFCIGEDKFFLQFYGTASGSDCLCLTISVFKGQKNA from the coding sequence ATGAATAAGATCACGCCAAAGATATTTAATGGGAGTTTAGAGCTCGTTCTTTCGGAAACGGTATGCTGTAACCCAAAACACGGTCTCCAAGTCCACATACCTGTTACTTCCGAAAAGACGGCTCAATTTCATTTTAGATTTGAATCAGATTCTGACCCCTCTAAAAAAGGCTGCGCAACTTCTCAAGACGGAAATGTGTTAACTCTTATTCTTACCAATTTTCTCGGTTCTTTTGGCGCTTCATTGACTAATCCCTTGGAGTTTTGCATTGGCGAAGATAAATTTTTTTTACAATTTTATGGAACAGCCTCGGGGTCAGACTGTTTGTGTTTAACAATTTCAGTATTTAAAGGTCAAAAAAATGCCTAA
- a CDS encoding DUF3638 domain-containing protein — MVNFFEDSHRLIEIKYDFYGIPHARPIDISQSQETPLSSDITTSPESVVLTSSKRSLPSQQVWRQETVMGRMVNFFEQAAHILGKVWPKRSKKVDQRLMAAIHGNRIEAAYPGLQIAPLSRVLNYLVPFLKAQKGEMAPPKELIHSLQQCAKWSADLEKIGEFKSSKKRNASLENLAKQIGKKITSLSPGEKCLIPGGWIERGRKEHFALYEITKNPEGDYQLKIISRDPFINPQASLFSAGKVKIYPETIFNHLTLDELTNSAWLQALLNLQILPKVPKENAEIVSPNFSSLSNLFSPLADKIDQSAKPIKKYKTASQQAQIKNIWMVVDLLGVEKPGGEAMRKKRNLQLKVNTLFQFFEVAKKDLANNRTNQILLQEGIQNVSRITGLLLAENYLTEPEAAIIIRECRIIEKAIESAKNAKIKTSKKNPFEQKKTLAKFSFLIPKVTIKPLDVRGVEESTLRPFIKAQVNIPSEGLSINEPEMVEIPHLTSDTIANTLSDLCAKCKALALNGEDYALQSGILDFVQGIALPEISPPIFFGGKRYSLYFDYKGGSIDWANMSSEERKACCLELGEISQILVESSQKTETLNPEKLMTLIKVGILQDYLARLEAGDTTINRIDITFWSEVINQFFDRLDTRIRTYSKRENDLINELINQCDAKDQYGSITEEYRHEGQEYPYKIQRPSNFFSQEKMPEEFIAVEKQIQLFESIFPFKMGYHSLPKGASEMIQASWNKRYEFTLFRAAAQKKMEVVSAFRREEPTEEMIRDDAEKVLQGIRLMSKIEGEKTTLPPIDQRDLADLLMLVSEGSLFEMMGFIRDKPHLLEYADVRSLIEHTLFGGQKEETPYPTQFIRHHLFTDDLDKKECLLFADWIQEQCQLFSNRGSIHETLFLINLAHNLKNLAPDFIIDHPINDEFPKYVQVVREWAYASLDPTKPEFENRHTLWSHLLLLHENAEHLDGRQIVEFLEGNAVLKNATPEAYEWDPMLQARLHILREKWKKPIEDFLKKAEAKPFIQEAANFICQLTQSEPSKEEWKGTFPVYSAGDYEVDLNAGSLINKKAGWSSQGIPIAILKKPQVEKILSQANAKGLSSKHVRKKDVDYYFIQESKNHSFAIAAEKDIISVYKEIDLEKEKIWGQYIAKEDLFKKPIEKSPTSLKSLFGLIKKNKAMQSTFPEFLNRSDYNFWINTKKPSEVFVTNEKGELLFQIFFKESHKKQEIDGLVDLREGAASHQKMEIGALSESMHPVWQQFKNADVPSNIVVWKADNNIQKVELNRFGLSFVEKEGKIVCASSPLKGWILEETSSADLVKKDIPNALVLRHPTRGSQNRLIVPNQKIELLESSLSTLKNQLKSRMLSKDPAKDWKLSTAEEKQDFWIFDVDPLTLNLREVAQKEDAIQIEPFLYLSDLAYMQHQPERSLAFLLLASKGNTWKEEDVRFLKQYIKSNTIHTPDKIALMLQAVLIGKQALPKEGKHLFDAEITQLYKSYLQFGGKISGILRISDEDKLVCLQALEKVDPQFYHANAPLLVSRKLQKMRAEIIEKPYFSSVDKKNISMFSEHLLRVLKTQKKASSFEFFSKNVSQLGSEFLELYQTIAKENVNSKKFRQVEMTLRALPNLYETDVSEPEFFTALQYYLIRVLDIRQTGDAIPFPEAPDLTFSVNKDWAALQTEHQENWQNLHQFLQELEKIAGNATQVKRDKEIKVTQAEYVEATFAEDLESALAIVQSKNPHLNLAELEIEDLEAALDSKSSIMSPISLNPAIGHALYTEAELTAFFTQSSGKPIPTLDLSDLVDPSNPALSATATSLEEDIRIARQSMESETPMQLIDGKKSRIDLEKDLASKKTAGEVKQQVAREAIFKLIQDQNLSAQDLQQRILQRKAKFVQTLDIELLLKHFLQNDLESLANKLPQNIQYDQLKSALGNYLLILTDLQRIETALEEINQLSHQNVDLEANLYKLLTADRQYNPEEHPQLLLFEYMSNLLLREKQLQMVQDFIQNPDCIRQAVTGAGKTTVILVLTAFMQANGTNLVTVNFPKHLYHENLNDLQNKLGKIFQRSVYPLQFNMSSPLTISPSKKLGDRTAVQEVSTFKVMYEDLLRTVMEKGVVVSTIESQQALEQKWIRLLDQQSKENPANINPMDREHLIYLTKILKLMQKHQSTMLDEFDKALNPREERHLKIGSQPIPEFIWQTTLDVYELLLADPALGLLRNVQGELLDDQARSEAIARAAGQMAQKIAQEKEIPGLEKSLKSYFLGEKEDILETVQNWSPQEQDKIALLKDQFCIYLPLTLSKTCQVRYMRSKDGEHTVPCLASDIPREGSEFEQILERVNYTIQDHYQRGETVEYVQKWISSKKKTAESAVLKGFYASIDETVEAQVFASYFPGRKLSTVLPSHIPDMVNEMNKDPKRIRKFLELALAKLDVSSGKISCDGHNLVAMSQHTAGASATLGSLHALPSSIQTEGAEDKGATGKMVLKMLIKSQAKDGSIPEMIRYDPEHPERIIPEALAINNDIQIVIDGSGVAAFHGMPFSTPSQQILDGQPVNSSIKGIILGGEGNLQQIHTQNGISSPEAAGLKPSELGGFFDESRARGADFQMAPGAQALIAVSGKQKSSELLQSIGRLRRDDQRAIYTIAKGDQIQDIKELYKKSIKNGLERESDDLFRAKKHELRDIVRSGMIQDLLQQAEDYGIDHMLARYREFAEHHILVSENKENLDHPGSYFGLHAPISRMDKDPVKELQKLKEGYLKIAEQVQLSAAKEEISGLTYSIETLQLLPRKVFGGNSPLLDQEVEVETEVETEVETEIEVEGDTKVSDRTYLQWLNVNDFYFKINNLQKVHPAFDAHIKLTENFFPFEYNRARERKLFDHLQNPVHYVELGFTYEYEEIDMKKYFKDKKAGLPVTMPEPTIIPESVQLEEAILLDTKDFSINFPVGQSVHGDDAFAREANVYDMRLKKFIKGPFSEAEFPEHLKPLLNRTLAQIRFFNGEYDQYSDEEFAALKDWLSELNIDELEGYFKSKILKNRPEDQQNYPHSPLHGLFNELRGD; from the coding sequence ATGGTTAACTTTTTTGAAGATTCTCATCGTTTAATTGAAATTAAATATGATTTTTATGGCATTCCCCATGCACGACCTATTGACATTTCTCAGAGTCAAGAGACCCCTCTATCTTCTGATATTACGACTTCTCCTGAATCTGTTGTTTTAACATCTTCCAAGCGTTCCCTTCCTTCTCAACAAGTTTGGCGTCAAGAGACTGTTATGGGGAGAATGGTGAACTTCTTTGAACAAGCTGCTCATATTTTAGGAAAAGTCTGGCCTAAACGTTCAAAAAAAGTGGACCAACGTTTGATGGCGGCCATTCATGGCAATCGCATAGAAGCTGCATATCCCGGACTTCAAATAGCCCCTCTTAGCCGAGTTTTAAATTATCTCGTTCCCTTTTTAAAAGCGCAAAAAGGGGAAATGGCTCCTCCAAAAGAACTGATTCATTCCTTGCAACAATGTGCAAAATGGTCTGCTGATTTAGAAAAAATAGGGGAATTTAAAAGCTCGAAAAAACGTAATGCCTCGCTTGAAAACTTAGCTAAACAAATCGGCAAAAAAATAACATCCTTATCTCCTGGAGAGAAATGTTTAATCCCTGGCGGCTGGATTGAAAGAGGAAGAAAAGAGCATTTTGCGTTATATGAAATCACAAAAAATCCTGAAGGGGATTATCAATTAAAGATTATTTCACGCGATCCCTTTATCAATCCTCAAGCTTCCCTTTTTTCTGCAGGAAAAGTCAAAATTTATCCAGAAACGATTTTTAATCATTTAACCCTTGATGAACTAACCAATTCAGCGTGGCTACAGGCCCTTTTAAATCTCCAGATTTTACCTAAAGTACCAAAGGAAAATGCGGAAATTGTTTCCCCAAATTTTTCTTCCTTAAGTAATTTATTCTCCCCTTTGGCAGACAAAATTGATCAATCAGCAAAGCCTATAAAAAAATATAAAACGGCATCTCAACAAGCCCAAATTAAAAATATATGGATGGTTGTTGACCTTTTAGGAGTAGAAAAGCCGGGCGGGGAAGCCATGCGTAAAAAAAGAAACTTGCAGCTAAAGGTGAACACTCTCTTTCAATTTTTTGAAGTGGCAAAGAAAGACTTGGCGAACAATCGCACTAATCAAATTCTTCTTCAAGAAGGTATTCAAAATGTCAGTCGTATTACCGGTTTATTGCTGGCAGAAAATTATCTGACTGAACCTGAGGCTGCAATTATTATTCGAGAATGTAGGATCATCGAAAAAGCAATAGAATCAGCCAAAAATGCTAAAATAAAAACATCAAAAAAAAATCCTTTTGAGCAAAAAAAGACCTTAGCAAAATTTTCCTTTTTAATTCCAAAAGTCACAATAAAACCGTTAGATGTTAGGGGCGTTGAGGAGTCAACGCTTAGGCCTTTCATAAAAGCTCAAGTTAACATCCCAAGTGAAGGGCTAAGCATTAATGAACCGGAAATGGTTGAAATACCTCATTTAACCAGTGACACGATTGCAAACACTCTATCTGATTTATGTGCGAAGTGCAAAGCTCTTGCTCTCAATGGGGAAGATTATGCCTTGCAGTCAGGTATTCTGGACTTTGTCCAGGGCATCGCCTTGCCCGAAATTTCTCCCCCAATATTTTTTGGAGGTAAGCGCTATTCATTATATTTTGACTACAAAGGAGGATCCATTGATTGGGCTAACATGTCCTCTGAAGAGCGTAAAGCTTGTTGTCTCGAATTGGGAGAAATCAGCCAAATACTAGTCGAATCCAGTCAAAAAACTGAGACTTTGAATCCCGAAAAGCTCATGACTTTGATTAAAGTAGGGATTTTGCAGGACTATTTAGCACGTCTTGAAGCAGGAGATACCACGATTAATCGAATCGATATCACGTTTTGGTCTGAAGTGATTAATCAATTCTTCGATCGACTTGACACCCGAATAAGAACTTATTCAAAGCGTGAAAACGATTTAATCAACGAATTAATCAATCAATGTGACGCGAAAGACCAATATGGCAGTATCACCGAAGAATATCGGCATGAAGGTCAAGAATATCCCTATAAGATTCAGCGCCCATCCAATTTTTTTTCACAAGAGAAAATGCCAGAAGAGTTTATCGCTGTGGAAAAACAAATTCAGCTTTTCGAAAGCATTTTTCCATTCAAAATGGGCTATCACTCTCTTCCTAAAGGGGCTAGTGAAATGATCCAAGCGAGTTGGAACAAACGGTATGAATTCACACTTTTTAGGGCTGCTGCGCAAAAGAAAATGGAAGTGGTGAGTGCATTTAGAAGAGAAGAACCAACTGAAGAAATGATTCGAGACGATGCGGAAAAGGTGTTACAAGGAATACGCCTTATGAGCAAAATTGAAGGAGAAAAAACAACTTTGCCACCGATCGATCAGCGAGATTTAGCCGATCTTTTAATGCTGGTTTCAGAAGGATCTCTTTTTGAAATGATGGGATTTATTCGGGATAAACCTCACCTTTTAGAATATGCTGACGTGCGTTCATTAATTGAGCATACACTTTTTGGAGGACAAAAAGAGGAGACTCCTTATCCTACTCAATTTATACGACACCATCTTTTTACCGATGACTTAGATAAAAAAGAATGTTTACTATTTGCAGACTGGATTCAAGAGCAATGTCAGCTTTTTAGCAATCGGGGAAGTATCCATGAAACGTTATTTTTGATCAATCTAGCACATAATCTGAAAAATCTGGCTCCAGATTTTATCATAGATCATCCTATTAATGATGAGTTTCCAAAGTATGTCCAAGTTGTTAGAGAGTGGGCATATGCTTCTTTAGATCCAACCAAGCCTGAATTTGAAAACAGGCATACTCTTTGGAGTCACCTTTTACTTTTACACGAAAATGCGGAACACTTAGATGGCCGGCAGATTGTGGAGTTTTTAGAAGGCAATGCGGTGTTAAAAAACGCCACTCCAGAAGCCTATGAATGGGATCCCATGCTACAGGCTCGCCTGCATATTTTGCGCGAAAAATGGAAAAAACCGATAGAGGATTTTCTTAAAAAAGCAGAAGCAAAGCCTTTTATTCAGGAAGCTGCGAATTTCATCTGCCAACTCACTCAGTCGGAACCTTCAAAAGAAGAATGGAAAGGGACTTTTCCGGTGTATAGTGCAGGCGATTATGAAGTTGATCTTAATGCGGGATCTCTAATTAACAAAAAAGCGGGCTGGTCAAGTCAGGGAATACCCATCGCAATTCTTAAAAAACCTCAAGTTGAAAAAATCTTGTCGCAAGCCAATGCAAAGGGACTATCATCAAAGCATGTGCGAAAAAAAGATGTAGATTATTATTTCATCCAAGAATCTAAAAATCATTCGTTTGCTATCGCTGCAGAAAAAGACATCATAAGCGTTTACAAAGAAATTGACCTAGAAAAAGAAAAAATTTGGGGGCAATACATCGCGAAGGAAGACTTATTTAAGAAACCTATAGAGAAGTCTCCAACATCTTTGAAAAGCCTGTTTGGCTTAATCAAAAAAAACAAAGCCATGCAAAGCACATTCCCTGAATTTCTCAATCGTTCAGATTACAACTTTTGGATCAATACGAAAAAGCCCTCAGAAGTTTTTGTGACAAATGAAAAGGGGGAGCTTCTTTTTCAGATTTTTTTCAAGGAAAGTCATAAAAAGCAAGAGATTGATGGTCTTGTAGATTTGAGAGAAGGCGCTGCTTCCCATCAAAAAATGGAAATAGGGGCTTTATCGGAAAGCATGCACCCCGTGTGGCAGCAATTTAAAAATGCAGATGTGCCTTCAAACATTGTGGTGTGGAAAGCAGATAACAACATTCAAAAAGTTGAATTAAATAGATTTGGCTTAAGTTTTGTCGAAAAAGAAGGAAAAATTGTCTGTGCGAGCTCGCCTCTTAAAGGCTGGATTTTGGAGGAAACGTCTTCTGCAGATTTAGTAAAAAAAGATATTCCCAACGCTCTAGTCTTGCGTCATCCCACTCGAGGCTCTCAAAATCGTTTAATTGTTCCAAATCAAAAAATCGAGCTTTTGGAATCTTCCTTAAGCACGCTGAAAAACCAACTAAAAAGTCGTATGCTTTCTAAGGATCCTGCGAAAGACTGGAAATTATCGACAGCAGAAGAAAAGCAAGATTTTTGGATTTTTGATGTGGATCCGCTTACTTTAAATCTTAGAGAAGTCGCACAAAAAGAAGACGCTATTCAGATCGAACCTTTTCTTTATCTTTCCGATTTAGCCTATATGCAACATCAGCCTGAAAGAAGCTTAGCATTTCTCCTTCTCGCAAGCAAAGGGAACACCTGGAAAGAGGAGGATGTGAGATTTCTTAAGCAATACATCAAAAGCAATACCATTCACACTCCGGATAAAATCGCTTTAATGTTGCAGGCCGTATTAATCGGTAAGCAAGCCCTTCCAAAAGAGGGCAAGCACCTCTTCGATGCAGAAATTACTCAACTTTATAAATCTTATCTTCAATTTGGTGGAAAGATCTCTGGAATTTTACGTATTAGCGACGAAGACAAACTTGTCTGCTTGCAGGCCTTAGAAAAGGTAGATCCCCAATTTTATCATGCGAATGCTCCTTTGCTTGTTTCTAGAAAACTCCAAAAGATGCGTGCAGAAATCATCGAAAAACCTTATTTCTCTTCAGTTGATAAAAAAAACATCTCCATGTTCAGTGAACATTTGTTAAGGGTTTTAAAAACACAAAAAAAGGCTTCTTCTTTTGAATTTTTCTCTAAAAATGTGTCTCAATTAGGCTCTGAATTTTTAGAATTGTATCAAACCATTGCGAAAGAAAACGTGAATAGCAAGAAGTTCAGGCAAGTAGAAATGACGTTACGGGCTTTACCAAACTTGTATGAGACGGATGTTAGTGAACCTGAATTTTTTACAGCTCTCCAATATTATCTCATCCGAGTTTTGGATATCCGTCAAACAGGAGATGCAATTCCTTTTCCTGAAGCTCCTGACCTCACTTTTTCAGTGAATAAAGACTGGGCTGCATTACAGACAGAACATCAAGAAAACTGGCAAAATTTACATCAATTTTTGCAGGAACTCGAAAAAATTGCGGGAAATGCCACCCAAGTTAAAAGAGATAAGGAGATAAAGGTCACACAGGCTGAATATGTTGAAGCGACATTTGCCGAAGATTTAGAGAGCGCTTTGGCAATTGTGCAATCAAAAAATCCTCATCTCAACCTTGCAGAATTGGAAATCGAAGATTTAGAAGCGGCTTTGGACAGTAAAAGTTCGATCATGAGCCCTATTTCTCTAAATCCTGCAATAGGCCATGCCCTTTATACAGAAGCTGAACTCACAGCCTTTTTTACGCAAAGCTCTGGCAAACCTATTCCAACTTTAGACCTTTCTGACTTAGTCGACCCATCAAATCCAGCCTTAAGTGCTACTGCAACTTCTCTTGAAGAGGATATTCGCATAGCGAGACAATCCATGGAGTCCGAAACTCCAATGCAGTTGATTGATGGAAAGAAATCACGAATAGACCTCGAAAAAGATTTGGCCAGTAAAAAAACAGCCGGGGAAGTAAAGCAACAAGTTGCCCGAGAAGCAATATTCAAACTCATTCAAGATCAAAATCTATCTGCACAAGATCTACAACAGCGAATCTTGCAACGAAAAGCAAAATTTGTGCAAACGCTTGATATCGAACTTTTATTGAAGCATTTTTTGCAAAATGATTTAGAAAGTCTGGCTAATAAACTTCCTCAAAACATTCAGTATGATCAATTAAAAAGTGCTTTAGGAAACTATCTTCTCATACTGACGGATTTGCAACGCATAGAAACCGCGTTAGAAGAAATCAATCAGTTAAGTCATCAAAATGTGGATTTAGAAGCGAACCTTTACAAACTTTTAACCGCAGATCGGCAATATAATCCTGAGGAACATCCTCAACTACTTTTATTCGAATACATGTCTAATCTGCTGTTACGAGAAAAGCAACTCCAAATGGTCCAAGATTTTATCCAAAATCCTGATTGCATTAGACAGGCAGTGACGGGAGCAGGTAAAACGACTGTGATCTTGGTGCTGACTGCTTTCATGCAAGCCAATGGGACTAACCTTGTGACTGTTAACTTTCCTAAGCATCTTTACCACGAAAACCTCAATGATCTCCAAAATAAACTGGGCAAAATTTTTCAAAGAAGTGTTTATCCTCTCCAATTTAATATGTCCAGCCCCCTGACAATTTCCCCATCCAAAAAGCTTGGCGATCGGACTGCTGTACAAGAAGTCTCAACGTTTAAAGTTATGTATGAAGATCTTCTGCGAACAGTTATGGAAAAAGGGGTTGTGGTCTCTACAATCGAAAGTCAGCAGGCGTTAGAACAAAAATGGATCCGTTTACTGGATCAACAATCCAAGGAGAACCCTGCTAACATCAATCCAATGGATCGCGAGCATCTCATTTATTTAACAAAAATTCTGAAGCTAATGCAAAAGCATCAATCCACCATGCTTGATGAATTTGATAAAGCTTTGAATCCTCGAGAAGAGCGGCACTTAAAGATCGGATCGCAACCTATCCCAGAATTTATCTGGCAGACAACTTTGGATGTCTATGAATTGCTTTTAGCAGACCCTGCACTGGGATTACTTCGTAATGTGCAAGGCGAGCTTCTAGATGATCAAGCGCGAAGTGAAGCAATTGCACGCGCGGCAGGTCAAATGGCGCAAAAAATAGCACAAGAAAAAGAGATTCCTGGATTGGAAAAATCGTTGAAAAGTTATTTTTTAGGTGAGAAAGAGGATATCTTAGAAACAGTTCAAAATTGGTCTCCACAAGAACAAGATAAAATAGCCCTTCTGAAAGATCAATTTTGCATATATTTGCCCCTGACACTATCTAAAACTTGCCAAGTGAGATACATGCGTTCAAAAGATGGCGAGCATACCGTTCCTTGTTTAGCAAGCGACATCCCACGTGAAGGGTCAGAATTTGAACAAATTCTCGAACGTGTCAATTACACGATTCAAGATCATTACCAACGGGGAGAAACGGTTGAGTATGTGCAAAAATGGATTTCATCCAAGAAAAAAACAGCCGAAAGTGCCGTGTTAAAGGGGTTCTATGCATCGATTGATGAAACTGTAGAAGCACAAGTCTTTGCTAGCTATTTTCCAGGAAGAAAACTCAGTACCGTTTTGCCCAGTCATATTCCCGATATGGTAAATGAAATGAATAAGGATCCAAAACGGATTCGCAAATTTCTTGAACTGGCTTTAGCTAAACTTGATGTCTCCAGCGGAAAAATTAGTTGCGATGGACATAATTTAGTCGCGATGTCGCAGCATACGGCAGGAGCTTCCGCGACTTTAGGTTCTCTGCATGCACTTCCTTCCTCCATCCAAACCGAGGGTGCTGAAGATAAGGGGGCGACAGGCAAAATGGTCTTGAAGATGCTCATCAAGAGTCAGGCAAAGGATGGGTCTATTCCCGAGATGATACGGTATGATCCAGAGCATCCTGAACGCATCATTCCAGAAGCTTTAGCCATTAACAATGATATTCAAATCGTGATTGATGGATCAGGCGTCGCAGCTTTTCATGGAATGCCATTTAGCACACCTTCCCAACAGATTTTAGATGGTCAACCAGTCAATTCATCCATCAAAGGGATTATTTTGGGGGGAGAAGGCAACCTGCAACAGATTCACACACAAAATGGCATTTCTTCACCAGAAGCCGCGGGGTTAAAACCTTCAGAACTAGGCGGATTTTTTGACGAAAGTCGCGCACGAGGGGCTGATTTTCAGATGGCTCCAGGAGCACAGGCTCTCATTGCGGTAAGTGGCAAGCAAAAATCTTCAGAGTTGTTGCAATCGATTGGTCGTCTAAGGCGAGATGATCAACGGGCAATCTATACAATCGCTAAAGGAGATCAAATTCAAGACATCAAAGAATTGTATAAAAAATCCATAAAAAATGGCTTAGAGAGAGAATCTGATGATCTTTTCCGAGCAAAAAAACATGAATTACGCGATATCGTTCGAAGCGGTATGATTCAAGATCTTTTGCAACAAGCCGAGGATTATGGAATTGATCATATGCTGGCTCGTTATAGAGAATTTGCAGAACATCACATCTTAGTGAGCGAAAACAAGGAAAATTTAGATCATCCAGGATCATATTTTGGATTGCATGCACCCATCAGCAGAATGGATAAAGATCCTGTGAAAGAACTGCAAAAACTCAAAGAGGGTTATTTAAAGATTGCTGAACAAGTCCAATTATCTGCAGCGAAAGAAGAAATTAGCGGTCTCACTTATTCGATTGAAACGCTTCAGCTTTTGCCAAGAAAAGTATTCGGAGGCAACAGTCCTTTACTCGACCAAGAAGTTGAGGTAGAGACAGAAGTTGAAACCGAAGTAGAGACGGAAATTGAAGTGGAAGGAGATACTAAAGTTTCTGATCGTACCTATCTACAGTGGCTGAATGTGAACGATTTTTATTTTAAAATTAATAATTTGCAAAAAGTCCATCCTGCATTTGATGCCCACATTAAGCTGACAGAAAATTTCTTTCCTTTCGAGTATAACAGGGCGAGGGAAAGAAAACTTTTCGATCATTTACAAAATCCTGTGCACTACGTAGAGCTTGGGTTTACGTATGAATATGAAGAAATAGATATGAAAAAATATTTTAAGGATAAGAAAGCAGGTCTTCCCGTTACAATGCCCGAACCAACGATCATCCCTGAAAGCGTTCAACTCGAAGAAGCCATTTTATTGGATACAAAGGATTTTTCTATCAATTTTCCTGTGGGACAATCTGTTCATGGAGATGATGCTTTTGCAAGAGAAGCGAACGTTTACGATATGCGCTTAAAGAAATTCATTAAGGGACCTTTTTCTGAAGCAGAATTTCCGGAGCACCTTAAACCTTTGTTGAACCGAACTTTAGCTCAAATTCGATTCTTTAATGGAGAATATGACCAATATTCTGATGAAGAATTTGCAGCATTGAAAGATTGGCTATCTGAGTTGAATATAGATGAATTAGAAGGCTATTTCAAATCGAAAATTTTAAAGAATAGACCAGAGGATCAACAAAATTACCCGCATAGTCCTTTGCATGGGCTGTTTAACGAATTGCGAGGAGACTAG